A single Thermoleophilia bacterium DNA region contains:
- a CDS encoding metal-dependent transcriptional regulator, with translation MTQRTQSTEEYLEAIFKLQRTGHPVTVKQLAADLGISPPSVSEMLRRMCDRGLVAQERSDGIQLTPQGELEGARLVRRHRLSERFLVDYLDMPWDAVHDEACKLEHVLSPEVEKRLAAQLGHPKTCPHGHAIPDADGRLEEEELTPLGELRPGERGVIACIAQEDSELLRYLGSLGLVPETVVAVDSIAPFGGPYLIRVDDAQYALGRAVADMILLRR, from the coding sequence GTGACGCAACGTACGCAGAGCACCGAGGAATACCTCGAGGCGATCTTCAAGCTCCAGCGGACCGGACACCCGGTCACCGTTAAGCAGCTTGCCGCGGATTTGGGCATCTCGCCGCCGTCCGTTTCTGAGATGCTCCGGCGCATGTGTGACCGGGGTCTGGTCGCGCAAGAGCGCAGCGACGGCATTCAACTCACGCCCCAAGGTGAGCTGGAGGGCGCGCGCCTGGTCCGACGCCATCGGCTCAGCGAGCGGTTTCTCGTCGACTATCTCGACATGCCGTGGGACGCCGTGCACGATGAAGCGTGCAAACTCGAGCACGTACTGAGTCCTGAAGTCGAGAAGCGCCTCGCCGCTCAGCTAGGTCACCCGAAGACCTGTCCTCACGGGCATGCGATACCCGATGCCGACGGGCGTCTGGAAGAGGAGGAGCTCACTCCTCTGGGTGAACTGAGGCCCGGCGAGCGTGGTGTGATTGCCTGTATCGCTCAGGAAGACAGCGAGCTGTTGCGCTACCTCGGCTCTCTTGGACTTGTGCCCGAGACGGTAGTCGCCGTCGACTCAATAGCGCCGTTCGGCGGTCCGTACCTGATTCGCGTCGACGATGCGCAGTATGCCTTGGGTCGTGCGGTTGCCGACATGATCCTTCTGCGCAGGTAG
- the argS gene encoding arginine--tRNA ligase has translation MGHDVFDLNGLAASLSATLAEVLGDDASAHTADAVADLTVPARREHGDLSTNVALIRAKRAGRVPRELAQELGDKWLAGPGGDVVARVEVAGPGFLNLFLSDAWYRGVLQRVLGALGEYGRDCLPLAERQRMNVEFVSVNPTGPLHVGHARYASYGDALCRVFAFAGHDVTREFYVNDYGTQMTRFAQSLAARYGQRLGLATPLPEEGYQGEYLLDLADRLLAERGERYRSALTETGNDVMRLPAGVLADLKTWGRDAILAMFRTTLGRLCVSFDVWAFESTLYVGDGSTRGFAGEVAKALSDLDSEGLLYEQDGAVWLRTTDYGDDKDRVLIRSSGEPTYFLSDIAYHRDKMDRGFEHLIDVWGADHHGYVPRMKAAFTALPPHDPARLELVIGQLVNLVESGEAKRMSKRRGDIVTVDDLVDAIGVDAARFLLVGRSHDTTLELDIDLAVQQSSQNPVYYVQYAHARICSILRNLNDAGVALGEVSLAGASLEQPERDLIAALARWPQVVASAASQRAPHRVPIYLAELAAEFHVFYKQCRVLGESTEVTSFRGGLCTATRAVLARGLDLLGVGAPEKM, from the coding sequence ATGGGGCACGACGTGTTCGATCTCAATGGTCTGGCGGCTTCGTTGAGCGCGACGCTAGCCGAGGTTCTTGGCGACGATGCCTCGGCTCATACGGCCGATGCGGTCGCCGATCTCACGGTGCCGGCTCGGCGAGAGCACGGCGATCTTTCCACCAATGTGGCGCTTATACGTGCCAAGCGGGCGGGCCGTGTTCCTCGTGAGCTAGCGCAGGAGCTCGGCGACAAGTGGCTGGCGGGGCCTGGAGGTGATGTCGTCGCGCGCGTTGAGGTTGCCGGCCCCGGCTTCTTGAATCTATTCCTGAGCGACGCGTGGTACCGCGGCGTTCTCCAGCGCGTGCTGGGGGCCCTCGGGGAATATGGCCGCGATTGTCTTCCTCTCGCCGAACGTCAGCGTATGAATGTCGAGTTCGTCAGCGTTAATCCCACAGGGCCTCTGCATGTGGGTCACGCGCGGTACGCCTCGTACGGTGATGCCCTCTGTCGCGTCTTCGCCTTCGCCGGCCATGATGTGACGCGCGAGTTCTACGTGAACGACTACGGTACGCAGATGACACGTTTCGCCCAGTCGCTGGCCGCTCGCTACGGCCAGCGACTGGGACTGGCCACGCCCTTGCCGGAAGAGGGGTATCAAGGCGAGTACCTGCTCGATCTTGCTGACCGCCTGCTGGCCGAACGTGGAGAGCGGTATCGCAGCGCACTAACGGAGACCGGCAACGATGTCATGCGTCTTCCCGCGGGCGTTCTGGCGGATCTGAAGACGTGGGGCCGTGATGCCATACTCGCCATGTTTCGCACGACGCTTGGGCGTCTGTGCGTGTCGTTCGACGTGTGGGCGTTCGAGAGCACGCTCTACGTCGGAGACGGCAGCACGCGCGGGTTTGCTGGTGAAGTGGCCAAGGCGCTGTCCGATCTGGACAGTGAAGGCCTGCTCTATGAACAGGACGGGGCGGTTTGGCTGCGCACCACGGACTACGGCGACGACAAAGATCGCGTACTCATCCGCTCGAGCGGCGAGCCGACGTACTTCCTGAGCGACATCGCATATCATCGCGACAAGATGGATCGCGGCTTCGAGCACCTCATCGATGTCTGGGGCGCCGATCATCACGGCTACGTTCCTCGCATGAAGGCTGCATTCACGGCGCTGCCGCCACACGATCCTGCGCGTCTTGAACTTGTGATCGGGCAGCTCGTGAATCTCGTCGAGAGCGGCGAAGCGAAGCGCATGAGCAAGCGCCGCGGTGACATCGTTACGGTCGACGATCTCGTTGATGCCATCGGCGTCGACGCTGCGCGCTTTCTCCTCGTCGGTCGTTCTCATGACACGACGCTCGAACTCGACATCGACCTCGCGGTACAGCAGTCGAGTCAGAACCCTGTGTACTACGTGCAGTATGCACACGCGCGCATCTGCAGCATTCTGCGCAACCTCAACGACGCCGGTGTCGCGCTCGGCGAGGTGTCCCTTGCGGGGGCGTCGTTAGAGCAACCTGAGCGCGACCTGATCGCGGCGTTGGCGCGCTGGCCGCAAGTGGTGGCTTCGGCGGCAAGCCAGCGTGCCCCGCACCGAGTGCCCATATATCTGGCCGAACTGGCCGCAGAGTTCCATGTCTTCTACAAGCAGTGCCGCGTGCTCGGCGAATCGACGGAGGTGACAAGCTTCCGCGGCGGCTTGTGCACAGCTACACGTGCCGTCCTTGCTCGCGGCCTAGACCTTCTAGGAGTCGGCGCTCCGGAAAAGATGTAG
- a CDS encoding 5-formyltetrahydrofolate cyclo-ligase gives MTENRIASAKSRVRREMLARRSTMSPAVRAAQSRLICQRAADLPEIAAAHTVMGFASFGSEIDTSTLLDSLLACGKQLCLPRVLGPRTMAAHVIVNPRADLKPGAWDIPEPTPDRPVVDPAAIDVMVVPGVAFDVQGHRYGYGGGFYDSFLPHTRAGVPRVALAFELQVVDHLDCEAHDLTVDIVVTEERVLRCTPA, from the coding sequence ATGACCGAGAATCGCATAGCAAGCGCCAAGAGTCGCGTTCGTCGCGAGATGCTCGCTCGTCGTTCGACAATGTCGCCTGCTGTGCGCGCCGCGCAGAGCAGGCTCATATGTCAACGCGCGGCGGACCTGCCGGAGATCGCCGCCGCACACACTGTCATGGGCTTCGCAAGCTTCGGCAGCGAGATCGACACGTCCACACTGCTCGACAGTCTTCTCGCCTGCGGAAAACAGCTCTGCCTCCCTCGTGTCCTAGGCCCGCGCACCATGGCCGCCCATGTCATCGTCAACCCGCGAGCAGACCTCAAGCCCGGCGCCTGGGACATCCCGGAGCCAACCCCCGATCGCCCAGTGGTCGACCCCGCCGCCATCGACGTCATGGTCGTGCCCGGCGTCGCGTTCGATGTGCAGGGTCACCGCTACGGCTACGGCGGTGGCTTCTACGATTCATTCCTCCCTCACACGCGCGCCGGAGTACCGCGAGTCGCGCTGGCCTTCGAACTGCAGGTCGTGGACCATCTTGACTGCGAAGCGCACGATCTCACTGTCGACATCGTCGTCACGGAAGAGCGCGTGCTGCGCTGCACACCCGCGTGA
- a CDS encoding twin-arginine translocase TatA/TatE family subunit: MPNLGPWEIGAILLVVLLLFGATRLPKLGRSMGQSIRGFKKGLQEELPDDDDDELLTKSEPKRIEKGSDSTTS, translated from the coding sequence ATGCCGAATCTCGGCCCTTGGGAGATCGGTGCCATCCTTCTGGTGGTCCTACTCCTGTTCGGGGCAACGCGTTTGCCCAAGCTCGGTCGTTCGATGGGTCAGAGCATCCGCGGCTTCAAGAAAGGCCTGCAGGAAGAACTCCCTGACGACGATGACGACGAGCTCCTCACAAAGAGCGAGCCCAAGAGGATCGAGAAGGGCAGCGACTCAACTACGTCGTGA
- a CDS encoding glycosyltransferase family 4 protein, translating into MRIAQLAAPWISVPPTGYGGAEWVVQQLCDGLVARGHEVVLYASGDSQTDAELRALFPRQLPELMGSSVHDGRHVSFAFADIARERFDIIHDHSGFLAVAFSRCLSAPMIHTIHCAFDQHSFPFYKQFREAASYVAISNYQRAMAPAGMNWAGVVYNAIPAASWPFVTEKDDYLLAFGRVCEAKGFHLAIEAARRSNQRLVMAGVVQEPYREYFETRVAPYVDGEQITYEAEIDEARKRELFGHARAFLFPITWPEPFGLVMIEALACGTPVVALRNGSVPEVIDHGRTGFICDDLDGFVAALADVRHIDPQACRDAVESRFSVERMVDDYEAAYRAVAHSHD; encoded by the coding sequence ATGCGCATCGCTCAGCTCGCCGCACCTTGGATCTCCGTCCCACCGACCGGCTATGGCGGTGCAGAGTGGGTCGTCCAGCAGCTGTGCGATGGGCTCGTTGCGCGCGGCCACGAGGTGGTGCTCTACGCGAGCGGTGACTCACAAACCGACGCGGAACTGCGTGCGCTCTTCCCTCGGCAACTACCCGAACTGATGGGGAGCAGCGTGCACGACGGTCGCCACGTCTCGTTCGCCTTCGCAGACATCGCGCGCGAACGCTTCGACATCATCCACGATCACTCCGGCTTCCTCGCCGTGGCTTTCAGTCGCTGCCTTTCCGCGCCTATGATCCACACAATCCATTGCGCCTTCGATCAGCACTCCTTTCCCTTCTACAAGCAGTTCCGTGAAGCGGCATCGTACGTCGCCATCTCCAACTACCAGCGCGCGATGGCGCCTGCGGGGATGAATTGGGCGGGGGTCGTCTACAACGCCATACCGGCCGCCTCGTGGCCCTTCGTCACAGAGAAAGACGACTACCTGCTGGCCTTCGGACGTGTCTGCGAAGCCAAGGGGTTCCACCTGGCCATCGAGGCAGCGCGACGCTCCAACCAGCGCCTCGTGATGGCAGGCGTTGTTCAAGAGCCTTACCGGGAGTACTTCGAGACACGCGTCGCACCCTACGTTGACGGCGAACAGATCACCTACGAGGCCGAAATCGACGAAGCACGCAAGCGTGAGCTGTTCGGCCACGCACGCGCCTTTCTCTTCCCCATCACCTGGCCAGAGCCGTTCGGTCTCGTCATGATCGAGGCCCTGGCCTGCGGGACGCCGGTGGTCGCGCTGCGCAATGGTTCGGTGCCGGAGGTAATCGATCATGGCCGCACAGGGTTCATCTGCGACGACTTGGATGGGTTCGTCGCAGCGCTTGCCGATGTGCGGCACATCGACCCGCAGGCGTGCCGCGACGCCGTCGAATCACGCTTCAGCGTGGAGCGAATGGTCGATGACTATGAAGCCGCCTACCGCGCCGTGGCTCATTCGCACGACTAG
- the feoB gene encoding ferrous iron transport protein B: protein MSTYAVPASLVVCLAGNPNVGKSSLFTALTGAAAETAHCEGVTVEACAATARWHGHSVEVVDLPGMYSLDVEQGSDQAAARSALLTRHPDVVVAVADATNLARSLYLPLQLSDLGFRVVLAVNLSDEARRRGVTVATGALGRELGLPVVATSAPRGEGLEALKSAVLRAPDSMGPVMSGESRRTPLPGPVATRVAEIAAVIASRASDVALGEHRLSPEAAAMALLEGDPDIAAVLGDAVTRELTLNDDRLAFVITKERHAEARRLAGLVQEVNARPGDRLWRLSTAPRTGVPILLVVLASLFAVLFVVGDLMARALTAVWTSAISPLVTDVTQRLFGEGELGRIVLWGIDGGILATLAVGIPYILTFYFLLALIEDTGYMNAAAFLSDRVMHRFGLHGRAVIPLIAAGGCNVPAVIATRSLSSSRERFIASVLVTLMPCSARSAVIVGAVAGTAGWQYALLTYGMIFAVLVVSGLALNRLMPGTESAFIMELFPLRRPVIRQVVVKTWRRFREFVWDAAPIIVLGSMALGALYETGAVWYFTKPLAPIVEDWLLLPAVAGLTLVFAVLRKELALQLLLVFAAVSAGGAVTSIAGVMSTSQIVTYALVNAIYIPCLATITVLGRELGWRSTALICLGTLLLALLVGGPVAHLLAYLGL, encoded by the coding sequence GTGAGTACGTACGCAGTTCCGGCGAGCCTTGTGGTTTGCCTCGCCGGGAACCCGAACGTCGGCAAGAGCTCCCTCTTCACTGCGCTTACCGGGGCGGCGGCGGAGACCGCGCACTGCGAGGGCGTCACGGTGGAGGCCTGTGCTGCAACGGCGCGATGGCACGGTCACAGCGTTGAGGTTGTCGACCTTCCCGGCATGTACTCGTTGGATGTCGAGCAGGGCAGCGACCAGGCTGCGGCGCGGAGCGCCCTGCTCACGCGCCACCCCGATGTCGTGGTTGCGGTCGCCGATGCGACCAATCTTGCCCGCAGTCTCTATCTGCCGCTGCAGCTCTCAGACCTGGGGTTTCGGGTTGTCCTCGCGGTTAATCTCTCTGATGAGGCGCGCCGCCGCGGCGTCACCGTCGCCACTGGCGCGCTAGGTCGGGAGCTCGGCCTTCCTGTGGTGGCAACGTCCGCGCCTCGCGGCGAAGGGCTCGAAGCGCTCAAGTCCGCAGTCCTGAGGGCACCTGACTCAATGGGGCCGGTCATGTCCGGGGAGAGCCGTCGCACCCCGCTGCCCGGGCCGGTGGCGACGCGAGTCGCGGAGATTGCTGCGGTGATCGCGTCGCGGGCGTCTGACGTCGCCCTTGGCGAACATCGCCTCTCGCCCGAGGCTGCGGCCATGGCTCTGCTTGAAGGCGATCCGGATATCGCCGCCGTTCTCGGCGATGCCGTCACTCGCGAACTGACGCTGAACGACGATCGTTTGGCCTTCGTCATCACGAAGGAGCGGCATGCCGAGGCGCGACGATTGGCAGGTCTGGTCCAGGAAGTGAATGCTCGACCGGGGGATCGTCTTTGGCGGTTGTCCACAGCGCCCCGAACCGGCGTGCCTATCCTGCTAGTCGTGCTGGCGTCGCTGTTTGCGGTCCTGTTCGTCGTCGGCGATCTCATGGCGCGCGCGCTCACAGCGGTCTGGACGAGCGCCATCTCGCCTCTGGTAACGGATGTCACGCAGCGCCTGTTCGGTGAGGGCGAGCTGGGACGTATCGTGCTCTGGGGTATTGACGGCGGCATCTTGGCGACGCTTGCCGTCGGCATTCCGTACATCCTCACCTTCTACTTCCTGCTGGCGCTCATCGAGGACACCGGATACATGAATGCCGCGGCGTTTCTGAGCGATCGTGTGATGCATCGTTTTGGGCTTCACGGCCGGGCTGTGATTCCGCTCATCGCCGCCGGCGGGTGCAACGTGCCGGCGGTCATTGCCACTCGTTCGCTGTCCTCATCTCGCGAGCGGTTCATCGCGTCGGTCCTCGTAACGTTGATGCCGTGTAGCGCACGAAGCGCCGTCATCGTCGGCGCTGTGGCGGGGACGGCGGGCTGGCAGTACGCGCTGCTGACGTACGGCATGATCTTTGCCGTGCTGGTGGTCTCGGGGCTGGCGCTGAATCGGCTCATGCCGGGCACGGAGAGCGCGTTCATCATGGAGCTCTTTCCGCTACGGCGTCCGGTGATTCGGCAAGTGGTCGTCAAGACATGGCGCCGCTTCCGGGAGTTCGTGTGGGACGCGGCGCCAATCATCGTGCTCGGCAGTATGGCGCTGGGCGCTCTCTATGAGACTGGAGCCGTCTGGTACTTCACAAAGCCGCTCGCACCCATTGTCGAAGACTGGTTGCTGCTTCCGGCGGTGGCGGGGCTCACCCTGGTCTTTGCGGTCTTGCGCAAAGAGCTCGCTCTGCAGCTCTTGCTGGTCTTCGCTGCTGTGAGTGCGGGCGGCGCCGTGACCAGCATCGCCGGAGTGATGAGCACGTCGCAAATCGTGACGTACGCTCTTGTGAACGCGATCTACATCCCCTGTCTGGCGACGATCACCGTTCTTGGACGGGAACTCGGCTGGAGGAGCACGGCGCTCATCTGCCTGGGGACCTTGTTGCTTGCCTTGCTCGTCGGCGGTCCTGTGGCTCACTTGCTGGCGTATCTCGGGCTCTAG
- a CDS encoding 23S rRNA (pseudouridine(1915)-N(3))-methyltransferase RlmH: protein MAPRVEVLGVGSLHRDLVPAAQHYVDLLRPLVDLRMREVKEVSLRGRAEAEVLREESRRLFTAWPQVPVVAALAVDGRTLATEAFAQWFERALLRGGVAFVIGGSLGLAPEALARADDRLSLSALTLPHQLARVVLLEQIFRASKILRRETYHH, encoded by the coding sequence ATGGCGCCGCGCGTTGAGGTGCTAGGCGTCGGATCTCTGCATCGCGATCTCGTTCCCGCGGCGCAGCACTACGTCGATCTGCTTCGCCCGCTCGTCGATCTCAGAATGCGCGAAGTCAAAGAAGTGTCGCTGCGTGGACGGGCCGAAGCGGAGGTGCTGCGTGAGGAGAGCCGCCGTCTCTTCACCGCCTGGCCGCAGGTGCCGGTAGTTGCCGCGCTGGCCGTCGATGGACGAACGCTTGCCACCGAAGCGTTTGCGCAATGGTTCGAACGCGCCCTGCTGCGCGGGGGTGTCGCGTTTGTGATCGGTGGCTCCTTGGGCCTCGCGCCGGAGGCGCTGGCGCGGGCCGACGACCGTCTCTCGCTCTCGGCCTTGACTCTTCCCCACCAGTTGGCGCGCGTGGTGCTGCTCGAGCAGATCTTCCGCGCCAGCAAGATCCTCCGTCGCGAGACTTACCACCACTGA
- a CDS encoding BlaI/MecI/CopY family transcriptional regulator — translation MMDEPLQPEWLRSTKGTAFTGIGSLEADILSVVWDQGETTVRDVYETLRERRQIAYTTVMTVMNNLVKKHLLTQDRTHIAYVYATALPGRTVTKAVLDSVVDRLLRGQTNVAVSQVLDLNGELTPEQTEELRTWVRQRFQI, via the coding sequence ATGATGGACGAACCACTGCAACCTGAGTGGCTGCGCAGCACAAAGGGCACCGCGTTCACCGGCATCGGATCGCTTGAGGCCGACATTCTCTCGGTCGTCTGGGACCAAGGCGAGACCACCGTCCGCGATGTCTACGAAACTCTCCGCGAACGACGCCAGATCGCCTACACAACCGTGATGACGGTGATGAACAACCTGGTCAAGAAGCATCTCCTGACCCAGGACCGCACCCATATCGCCTATGTGTACGCCACTGCACTTCCAGGACGAACGGTCACCAAAGCGGTCCTCGACAGCGTCGTTGATCGCCTCTTGCGCGGCCAGACCAACGTCGCCGTCTCGCAAGTCCTCGACCTCAACGGTGAGCTCACGCCCGAGCAGACGGAGGAGCTCCGGACCTGGGTGCGACAGCGCTTCCAGATATAG
- a CDS encoding diguanylate cyclase: MRASHRGLRQEECRAIERHDTSVLLRAESSLAEDYTRLLRNALALTSVEDARVLPTTEQVVAGTPGDAHVPLLLFRLLQFAVLPKVLGESAGGALYLAGKRFAVELGLKSVHAVEDWFGGVQLGDLEIDLDDDRVIAKIEQCASCHFVTATGTPICDLSRGIVDGALESLLQRPVVTRETQCCAMGDTVCQFEGYASPEGYVYAEDGFHPALRRRLMRQIADQAEVAADNMRLLSERKAHETNDPLTGLMNFRVLRERAVHELARAERYQKNVTFVMIDLDDFQVLNEEYGREAGDEVLRHWAAALTAQIRNCDLICRYGADEFLLVLPETGDMQAASVLERVLGTMRTFRIPINGESVIVSASVGVANYPEDGQTADEFVARATTTMYTARAGGKGRIAYYSRFRRA, encoded by the coding sequence TTGAGAGCGTCGCATCGGGGCCTTCGGCAAGAGGAGTGCCGAGCTATCGAGAGACACGACACAAGCGTTCTCCTGCGCGCGGAGTCCAGTCTGGCCGAGGACTACACGCGCCTCCTGCGCAACGCGCTCGCGCTCACTTCTGTTGAGGACGCACGCGTTCTTCCCACCACAGAACAAGTGGTCGCGGGCACGCCCGGCGACGCACATGTGCCGTTGCTGCTCTTCCGTCTCCTGCAGTTTGCGGTACTGCCGAAAGTTCTCGGCGAGAGCGCCGGCGGGGCGCTGTACTTGGCCGGCAAGCGCTTCGCCGTCGAGCTTGGTCTCAAGAGTGTGCATGCTGTGGAGGACTGGTTCGGGGGCGTGCAGTTGGGAGATCTGGAGATCGACCTCGATGACGATCGTGTCATCGCCAAGATCGAGCAGTGTGCGAGTTGCCATTTCGTGACGGCGACCGGTACGCCGATCTGCGATCTCTCTCGAGGCATCGTCGACGGTGCGCTCGAGTCTCTTCTTCAGAGGCCGGTGGTCACGCGTGAGACACAGTGCTGCGCGATGGGCGATACGGTCTGCCAGTTCGAGGGGTATGCCAGTCCCGAGGGGTACGTCTACGCCGAAGACGGATTTCATCCTGCTCTGAGACGGAGGCTGATGCGGCAGATCGCCGATCAGGCTGAGGTGGCGGCCGACAACATGCGACTTCTCAGCGAGCGAAAGGCGCATGAGACGAATGATCCGTTGACCGGGCTCATGAACTTTAGAGTGCTTCGCGAGCGCGCCGTACACGAGTTGGCTCGTGCGGAGCGCTACCAGAAGAACGTCACATTCGTCATGATTGACTTGGACGACTTCCAGGTGCTGAACGAGGAATATGGGCGCGAGGCCGGCGATGAGGTGCTACGGCATTGGGCTGCAGCCCTCACCGCGCAGATCCGTAACTGCGACCTTATCTGTCGCTACGGCGCTGACGAGTTCCTCCTTGTTCTGCCCGAGACTGGCGACATGCAGGCGGCGTCGGTTCTCGAGCGTGTCCTCGGCACAATGCGCACGTTTCGCATTCCAATCAACGGCGAGTCGGTGATCGTCAGCGCGTCGGTTGGGGTCGCGAACTACCCTGAAGACGGGCAGACGGCCGACGAGTTCGTCGCTCGGGCCACGACCACGATGTACACCGCGAGGGCCGGTGGCAAGGGGCGTATTGCCTACTACTCGCGGTTCCGGCGCGCCTGA
- the ispF gene encoding 2-C-methyl-D-erythritol 2,4-cyclodiphosphate synthase: MPGRSRPTFRIGGGYDAHRFAGGRRLVLCGVEVEHPQGLAGHSDADVGVHAVMDALLGAAGLGDIGQLFPDTDPAYRGISSLTLLREVADRLQSAGWAIENVDVTLICERPRLAPYRASMCAALAGALDVDCGAVAVKATTTEGMGFEGRGEGVAAQAVCLLVRMGDV, encoded by the coding sequence TTGCCTGGGAGATCGAGGCCGACGTTTAGGATCGGCGGCGGGTATGACGCGCACCGGTTCGCCGGTGGGCGTCGACTCGTTCTGTGCGGCGTCGAGGTGGAGCATCCACAGGGTCTTGCGGGTCATTCCGACGCGGATGTCGGCGTGCACGCGGTGATGGACGCGCTTCTTGGCGCAGCCGGCTTGGGGGACATCGGTCAACTGTTTCCCGACACCGATCCTGCGTACCGAGGGATATCGAGTCTGACTCTCTTGCGTGAGGTGGCAGATCGTCTGCAGTCCGCCGGATGGGCTATTGAGAACGTTGACGTTACGCTGATATGTGAGCGGCCGCGATTGGCGCCTTATCGTGCTTCCATGTGCGCTGCGCTAGCCGGTGCGCTCGACGTTGACTGCGGTGCTGTGGCTGTGAAGGCGACGACCACCGAAGGAATGGGGTTTGAGGGGCGTGGCGAAGGAGTGGCCGCACAGGCAGTGTGCCTTCTTGTGCGCATGGGCGACGTCTAG
- the larC gene encoding nickel pincer cofactor biosynthesis protein LarC: MELYFDCASGVSGDMLLGALLDLAPPGVDLVADVVRPALAALGVPVGVLETSEVRRGGIVARAVTVADAPGFATFRELRAAVAGADLAATVRVAVDAVAKRMAGAEACIHGAADEHLHELSAIDTLVDLVSVAALIAWYEPARILSSPPALGNGRVSTAHGLVPVPAPAVLALLQGSPSAGVGCVDMSADVTLGELTTPTGAALLTHYATFVAGMPAGRIARVGYGAGQRELHDRPNVLRAVLVDAVLPESQISSGGDGDAAHVVLETNIDDMSPELLAHAAAALREAGALDVWLSDALMKKGRPGAVLHVLTVESERQHVADIIFRETSSFGLRVVPIERLRVDERRAHVTFRCRTIAVRLGYLGDRLVTASPEYEDVRRVAAAEGLPAAAVYEAAQAAARTAFGAV; encoded by the coding sequence GTGGAACTCTATTTCGATTGTGCCAGCGGCGTCAGCGGCGACATGCTGCTTGGGGCGTTGCTCGATCTGGCGCCGCCGGGTGTGGATCTGGTGGCGGACGTGGTGCGTCCGGCACTCGCCGCTCTGGGTGTTCCGGTTGGCGTGCTGGAGACGAGCGAGGTGCGCCGTGGAGGGATCGTCGCTCGCGCCGTCACCGTTGCCGACGCTCCGGGGTTCGCGACCTTTCGCGAGCTGCGCGCCGCCGTCGCCGGCGCGGATCTCGCAGCGACCGTTCGTGTGGCGGTCGACGCCGTCGCCAAGCGCATGGCGGGTGCCGAAGCATGCATTCACGGCGCCGCCGACGAACACCTGCACGAACTGAGCGCGATCGACACTCTCGTCGACTTGGTGAGCGTGGCGGCGCTGATCGCTTGGTATGAGCCGGCCCGCATCCTGTCTTCGCCGCCGGCTCTCGGCAATGGGCGCGTGTCGACTGCCCATGGCCTCGTGCCGGTCCCCGCGCCCGCGGTTCTTGCCCTTCTCCAAGGTTCGCCGTCGGCGGGCGTGGGCTGCGTCGACATGTCCGCCGACGTCACCCTGGGCGAGCTCACTACACCGACGGGGGCGGCGCTGCTGACGCACTACGCGACGTTCGTCGCCGGCATGCCGGCGGGGCGCATTGCTCGGGTGGGTTATGGGGCCGGTCAGCGAGAGCTTCACGACCGGCCCAACGTGCTCCGGGCAGTTCTCGTGGACGCCGTCTTGCCGGAGTCACAGATATCGAGCGGTGGGGATGGGGACGCTGCACATGTAGTGCTCGAGACGAACATCGATGACATGTCACCCGAGCTTCTGGCGCACGCGGCGGCTGCATTGCGCGAGGCGGGCGCGCTCGATGTCTGGCTCAGCGACGCGCTGATGAAGAAGGGACGGCCGGGAGCCGTACTGCACGTGCTCACGGTGGAGAGCGAACGGCAGCATGTCGCCGACATCATCTTTCGTGAGACATCGAGCTTTGGGCTGCGTGTCGTGCCGATCGAGCGACTGCGAGTAGATGAGCGCCGCGCCCACGTGACGTTTCGCTGCAGGACGATTGCCGTACGCTTGGGCTACCTCGGAGATCGTCTGGTCACGGCCTCGCCGGAGTATGAAGACGTGCGGCGTGTCGCTGCGGCCGAGGGGCTGCCCGCGGCGGCGGTCTACGAAGCCGCGCAGGCCGCCGCGCGCACGGCGTTCGGCGCGGTCTAG